The genome window GTAGTATATCTAAAACAAATTGCATTGTTATTTTTATCAACCAAGTTCGTATGAAAATAGGTGTCATGTTTGGCAACCCAGAAACAACAACAGGAGGACAGGCTCTTAAATTCTATTCCTCCGTCCGTTTAGAGGTAAGACGAGCTGCCGCCATAAAAAATGGAAATGATACAACTGGACATCGGACAAAAGTTAAAGTTGTGAAAAATAAAGTTGCAGCCCCTTTTAAAGAGGTTGAATTTGATATCATGTTTGGCCAAGGCATTAGTAAGGAAGGTGATCTACTTGATCTCGCTTCTTCACCTGAAGCCGAAATCGTTCAAAAAAGTGGGACTTGGTTTACATACAATGGAGAACGCCTTGGCCAAGGAAGAGAAAATGCAAAAGAATATTTAAGAGAGCATCCCGAAACACTAGCAAAAATTGAAAATGCAGTCCGTTCCAGAGCAAATTTAATCAAAACAGCAAGCTCTGCAGAAAGCGACGCAGAGGACTCAACCGTCAAGTCGTTACCTGGAGCTGCTCAAGCTCTGCCAGCAAGTTCATCCCCACAACAGACTGCAAAGCCAGGGCGCAAAGGAGCTGCAGCTAGCGTAGAGCAATAGCTGCAGAAAATTATTCGTTAACTTAAAAATACATACCAATAGTAAAATTAGCAGAATACAAAGAATAACTACCTTCTCCACCGGAATACTTGTTCCCCTTACTATCTGTAGCATTTTGGTACACAATATAACCTCCTGAATAGAAAGCACTTGGACCGAAATAAATGCCAGTGCCCGAATCAAGAGCAATTTTAAAAAGAAAATGCAGCCCCATACCGTAATTTACATTGTGAATGATGTAAGGAGAGTATGTTTGCTGATAAGTGGGAGTATCAGTTGTTTGAAGCCAAGTATCGTAAAGAGAATAATAGATATAAGGATTTAAAAGAAC of Pigmentibacter sp. JX0631 contains these proteins:
- the recA gene encoding recombinase RecA, whose protein sequence is MSANESNANKFKALETLFHSVEKQFGKGTIMRLSDDAKIAQELQVIPSGSVSLDVALGVGGLPKGRIIEIYGTESSGKTTLTLHAIAECQKKGGIAAFIDAEHALDVSYARKIGVNTSDLLVSQPDHGEQALEIVDMLVRSGAVDLIVVDSVAALTPRAEIEGEMGDSHMGLQARLMSQALRKLTGSISKTNCIVIFINQVRMKIGVMFGNPETTTGGQALKFYSSVRLEVRRAAAIKNGNDTTGHRTKVKVVKNKVAAPFKEVEFDIMFGQGISKEGDLLDLASSPEAEIVQKSGTWFTYNGERLGQGRENAKEYLREHPETLAKIENAVRSRANLIKTASSAESDAEDSTVKSLPGAAQALPASSSPQQTAKPGRKGAAASVEQ